One genomic region from Nostoc sphaeroides encodes:
- a CDS encoding NAD(P)/FAD-dependent oxidoreductase — MTDIAVIGAGIAGLVCAQQLSQAGYSVLVVEKSRGLGGRLATRRLHGTCADHGACYLKPKGELFKRFVEILRSRHILEVWTEEVYELTAGTPLSQPKNRSPRYVAPGGMSAIAKSLAPGLEILLNQRVIAITPTPENSWRLTLESSNEELTVKALVVAIPAPQAVMLLEPLGESGLDAVFLENLRSVEFYPSISAIAGYSPTSQPLPQWKALTFVDDPDLAWIGLDSSKRPNPQQPHFVVQSSADFAQRHLESQDLQPVGQLMLQRASESLSLPWLNTPEWIQVHRWRYAFPSRPWHEAFLSAGTPLPLVCCGDWCGGNLAEDAMLSGLAAADEINHQLRHLPLDNVNFLNVFV; from the coding sequence ATGACTGATATTGCAGTGATTGGTGCCGGAATCGCCGGTTTAGTCTGCGCCCAGCAGTTAAGTCAAGCTGGATATTCGGTGCTAGTGGTGGAGAAGTCCCGTGGTTTGGGAGGAAGGCTAGCTACACGCCGCTTGCATGGAACTTGCGCGGATCATGGGGCTTGTTACCTGAAGCCAAAGGGTGAATTATTTAAACGTTTTGTGGAGATATTGCGATCGCGCCATATCCTCGAAGTTTGGACAGAGGAGGTTTACGAACTCACCGCAGGCACTCCTTTATCTCAACCCAAAAACCGCAGTCCGCGATATGTTGCACCTGGGGGAATGAGTGCGATCGCTAAATCCCTCGCCCCAGGTTTAGAAATATTACTGAATCAGCGTGTCATCGCTATTACCCCAACTCCTGAAAATAGTTGGCGTTTGACTCTCGAATCTAGTAATGAAGAATTAACTGTAAAAGCTTTAGTCGTCGCCATTCCTGCACCCCAAGCTGTAATGCTGTTGGAACCTTTGGGTGAAAGTGGATTGGATGCAGTCTTTCTTGAAAATCTGCGTTCTGTGGAATTTTACCCTTCCATTAGTGCGATCGCTGGATATTCTCCCACATCCCAACCACTCCCTCAGTGGAAAGCTCTAACTTTTGTAGATGATCCTGATTTAGCATGGATTGGTTTGGACAGTAGCAAGCGTCCTAACCCTCAACAACCACATTTTGTAGTGCAAAGTAGTGCTGATTTTGCTCAACGCCATCTAGAATCCCAGGATTTACAACCTGTTGGACAGCTTATGTTGCAACGAGCATCTGAATCTCTGTCCCTTCCGTGGCTGAATACACCCGAATGGATACAAGTACATCGTTGGCGTTATGCCTTTCCTAGCCGTCCTTGGCATGAAGCTTTTTTGTCTGCCGGAACTCCCTTACCTTTAGTTTGCTGTGGTGATTGGTGTGGCGGCAATCTTGCCGAAGATGCGATGCTTTCTGGATTAGCTGCTGCTGATGAAATTAATCATCAGTTGCGTCATCTACCTTTAGATAATGTGAACTTTCTAAACGTTTTTGTCTGA